The stretch of DNA GTCGATCGCCGGCGATCCACGCCTTCGTTGGCTCCTGGATGAGCGCCTTGACCTCGACGTTGAGATCGGCAATTACAAGGGATGTCAGGCAGGCAATTGTTAGTACCAGGTATTGCCTGGACGGCGTAACCATCACGCTGGAATTTCGCAACGCGCGCTACGTTACGCTGGTCGATCCGGAAACGAGGAGCAGGCACTTCCGCCGACCTCCTGGACGAGCCGAATCGGCCGACGCAAGCGCGCTTTCAGCGCCAGGCGCCGGAGGGCCGCCAGACCCCTGAATGGGGCTAGCGGCCCTCTTCATTTGAACGCTACTGACCGGCACCGGCCCGCATGTTCTCGTAGTCAGTGTCGGACTTCTGCAGCGCTTCAGCGGGCGGAATGCGTCTTTGCTTTGCTGCGCAACGACAGGCAGTAGCCGATTGTCACCAGTATTCCCAGGATGACGGCGGCAGATCCTCCCGCTACTGCGACCTGCTTCGGGGCGAACACCCAGAGCGCGGCATAGATCAGTCCACTAAGTGCCATCGACCAGCCGCCGACGCGTGCGGCCTTGCGTGCCAATGCGTTGGGGACGAACTTCTTGGGCATCCGGTTGCCGAACCAGGCCACCATCAAGCCCGTGGCACACATGACGATTCGCGTCACCGTGTCGGCTTCGATGTAGCCCAGCTTGCGCGCGTAACTCGAGGCCAGCGCGAGCACCACGATGCCGACACCCCAGGCGAGGTCTGAAACCAGCTCTTTGTTCACCGTGCCTTCTCCTTCCTGGCCTTCGGTTTCTCGGCGCCAACGCCGAAGGAATGAACGAAGCCGAGCAATGCTTCCTCCAGCACCGACAGCTTCAGGTGGTAGATGACGGACTTCCCCGACTTCTCCGCGTGGACCAGGTCCGCCTCCTTCAACACAGCGAAGTGGGCAGACATCGTCGGCTTGGAGACGTCGAAGTGGTCGCTAAGCTCCCCCGCGGTCAGTGGGCCTTTCCGCAGAAGTTGCAGTACCTGCCGTCGGGTCGGGTCGGAAAGGGCTTTGAACACCTGGCTCATATTGTGATAGTTAGCTAACTATCTAAATGTGTCAAGATGCAAAACCTATCTGGGGAAGGGAAGGCAGCTCCCTTTGCCTTCTAGTACTGTCGGTCGATGAGCAACGCCCACCCATTCCACGCGCCGCCGCGCGACCTGGCGCTGATGCTGGGCTGGCGCCGCCTGGCGGTCGCCGCGCGTGCTCCCGGGCACTGAATCGGAATAACGATCCTTGGGTCGGTAACGCGAGCTCGCCAGTGGCGCACGATTGCATGGCATCGATCCCCAGCCACTAAAGCAGACCCGACCGAAGTCGGGTCCGCATGGCTCTGAAGGAAGCACTAGAAACTGGCGCGCACACCCACGCGGTACTGGTTCCATGATTCGGCGAACTCCAGTTCTGCGACTACGCCCCACGTCCGGCCCAACTTGACCTGAGTGCCGAGCGTGGCCGAGAACCCGCCTTCGAAGTCGCCGCCGCCGAGATACCCGGCCTTGGCCCAACCCTCGAGCCGATCGTCCATCGAGCCACGCAGGCCAAGGGCGAATCTGCTTGCGTTGGAGCTCTGGTCGCGCACGGTCACCGTGTAGGGCGTTGGATCACCGAAGAAGGGCCTGGTGGTGCGGCAGGTGGAAGCGGCTGCCGACTTCGATCGATCCACCGACATACGCGCCGTCGACTTCGGTGTCGTCGCCAAACTCTTCGTCGATGTCGGCCCGATCGTAGCCGCCTTCGACGTAGCTGTAACTCATGCCCTGCGCGGGCGTGGCAAACGGTGCAACCGCAAGCAGCGCGGCTAACGCGAAACGCTTCTTCATGAAGTCCCCTGGTCCTTGTGGAGTTGTCCCCGCCGCGACACGCGGCGGGGCGAAGGTACCAGAAGCTGGAGCCCGGTCTTGGGGCAGGGCTTCCAGATCGCCACAATTCGGCGGCGCCCAGTGACCGCTTCCGACCCGAAGCGGTCGTCAAGCCAGTCTCCGGTGATCCTGGAATCGGAGCGCCTTGCCCGACTTGAAATGCCCCATGCCCGACGGCAGACTCGGCCCGGGGAAACCAGGGGGCAAGGATGAAGCGGATCGCGTGGATTGCGGCGCTGGCGGCGTGCGTGGCAGCGCCAGCCTCGAGCGGGTCGTTTGATGCGAAGGACACCCTCAACCCGGGGGAAGGTATCCTGCTAACGAACATGACCTGCGGAGGCCCGGTGGGTGGCGTGCAGGTCTTTGCCGAAGGCACGTCGAGCGCTGGCTTCTTCGGCCCGCTGAAGGCGGATGGCAGCCTCCACTGCGCCGGTGGCTTCAGGACGATCCGATTGAAGTCCGGTCGCTACTACGTGGGCCAGCTCTACAGCGCCACGGACAATAGCCCGGTGCCACCCGACAAGTCGCCGCACTTCAGCATCGAGGCAGGAAAGCTCAACTACGTTGGCGACCTCTATGCCGGCGGCCCGATCTCCGAGCCACTCGACGACGAAACACAGATGCGCGTGATGGGTCGCGTGCTGACCTTGCTCAACCACGAGCCGCAGATGCGCGAGCGTCTAGCCAAGCCCGAGCATGCATGGTTGGCAGGCTACGAGTTCGTCACAGACAAAAGCCTGGGCCCGATAGTACCGATTGGCGCGATGCCATCGCCAAACTCGCGGCAGATGCAGGTGACCATGCAGATTGGCAAGCCGCGCTGGAAGCGCGGCGAAGACGGCCAGCCGATCGTCTGCAGGCGGCTGTTGCCGCTGCCCGAGGGTGCAACGCCGGTGCCCGGAGAGCCGCGTCCGTGCGACGGCGAGTTCATCACTCCGGCGCAACTCGTCGCCGAGGAGTACGGCGCCTCGGCCACGTTGCGTCGCGTTGAGGTCTTGGATGGGGATGACGGCGCCCTGACGCTTGCCGCAACCGCGACCCCGCCCGGACTGAAGAACACCGAGCGCCGCCAGCTGGAGGTACCCGCCGGGCAGTGGTGGGACGGGCGCCAGGGTAAGGTTGTCTGCTACGACAGCGCCACAACCGGCACCGTGAACATCACCGACGTGAGCGGAACGTGCCCGAAGAAGGCGATCTCGCCACGCGAGTACCTGCGGCGCAAACTTGGCAAGGAAGTTCGCTTTGTCAGCAGCGCCCGGGTAGGCCCCGATGGTGGCCTGCTGCGCATCGACTACGACATCGACGTACCCGTGCAATAGCGCGCGGAGGACATCTGAAGTTGAACGACGGCATCTAGCCGGAACAGGCGTTGGGGAAGGGGCAGCCGGGAAGCTAGTGCTAATGTCCGCTTCCGACCCAATGCGGACATTCAAGGCCAGATGAACTTTCGTAAGGCGGTACTGACTGTAGTCCCAGCGCTCGCCGCGCTGGCCAACTTGTTCGGCAACATTGCTTTCATGGGCACTTTCATTGCTTGTGCCGATTCGCTTACTCCGTGCACTCCAAGCAAAGATCAGATCGTGCTGTCCAGCATTCTTGCGTTTCCGATCTCGCTGTTGCCCGTCAGCCTTGGGTACTTGGGTCTTCTAATCAACGCCGCTCTCTGGGCCGGCGGAGCATACGTCGTTCTCGGGCTGGTGCTCCGTAAAGCCGAAGCTGCCTACTGGCCGAAGCACGTTCGGAAACTCGACACGAGGCCGAACAAGCGGGCATCCGCTACATGCCCGTCCACACCGCGTCTAACGGCGCGCGTGTCCTGATGGATCTGGCCGCTTAACTAGCCCCGCTAGTCGCCAAATCCAAAGACATTCGTCTCGTGAAACTCAATGGCTTGCCCTTCCGCAAGCCCGTTGTACTCAATCGCCGGACCGGGCTCAAGGCCGCGGAGTACTGTGGCGTCGCCCTGTCCACCTTCCGCGATGGCTACCGTTCGCTAGGGATCGCTCCGCGCAGATTCCTTGGCAAGAAGCTTTACTCGCGTGCCGATCTCTTTGCAGCGATCGACAGATCGCCGGCTTGGGAAGCCAGTCGCCGACCGCCGGCCAGCGATTCCGGCCTGCTGGCCAACCTAAGACCAGTTCGGCAACGTCCCTACAAGCCACGAAAAAGCACGTCGCAGCCTGTGGCCGAGCTGATGCAGGCGGATTCCACGTTGGCCCGCCGCTTAGGTGGAGAGCGACTGAGACCGTACAAACCCCGCAAAAGGAAGGATCCCACCAATCCCTAAGGATTGGTGCGGTTAGCTTGCCCAAGGGAAGCTGGAGCGAAGTAGCTTCGTCCAAAAATGGGAAACGACGCCTACGATCTCTTGCGTCGAAAAGAGTCTCTGTACGATACGTACAGCTCGCGCTCAAACGCTACGCGTTGATCCCAGTCTTTCGGCAGGTCCGGAAAGCGAGGCAGGGCGCTTATAAGGTCTTCCACAGCATTCGTTGCGATATTCGCCCAGCTAGCATCGTGGGGCTTATAGCTGAGGTCGGAGAGGATGAACACTCCTTGCTCGGCTTCCAATGAATATCGCAGATGGACTTGATGCCTTCCAAGTAGCGCCTTAACGCGCTCGAAGATCGGGGATGCGCTCGATTGATGAGCCAGATCTGCCAGGTCGTCAATCTTGTGTCCTTGGCCGTTGCGGAAGCCCCTTAGCATCTCTGCCGCTGGGGGCGGATTCGAGGCAGCGCATATGTGCGCTTTGAGCGCGCATTCTGCGGCCATGAGCAGGTCTGTGAAGCACTTGAACTTCCACGCCGAGTGCTCCATGACGTTGCAGGTCATCAAATAGCGATCGAAGAACTGCTTGGCGTCCAAGGCGTAGTAGGCGCCTAAGCGCAAATGGACCGTTAGTTGGAGTGGCTGATCATTCATGGCGGGGAATCGTAGCGCGCATACACTCGCCGCACGTACCTCCCACGACCGTCTCCGTGCCCCAGGTCCATCGAGGTCTGTGCCTCGGCCTCTCCCTTGCTGAAGCCATCCGCCTGATACAGGTCCAACAGGTCGCAGGCGTAGGCGTATCGCAAGGCGTGTGCCTGCAGGCCTAATTGCTCCGTAATGTGCCGATTGACCGTGTTTCGATACCAGTCATCGCGGCCTCAAACTCCGCTTGTCGTCACGCGGCGATGGCACGGCCCCTTGCTGCATATTCAGGTTCCCCACGTCAAAGCCAGCCATCGCGTGGCTGAAATTCGGACCCTGAGTGCACGGAAAGCTTAGGGGGAGGCGGGCGTTCCAGTCTTAAGGGCCAGACGACCCGAACCAGGCGCGTTCATTCACGGGCTTCACCCTCACGTCATTCGCGTCGCGATCTGCTCCAGTAGCGGGGATAACCCGAACATGCCGAGCCGCAACTGCGATGGGTCCTATGATTGCCGGTCTTTCCGTTTTCACCGCCGCGGCGATCGCGCTGGGAAGCGGTATCGTGTGGAATCGCTACTTGCGAGAACCCCAGCAGCATCTGGAACCGATGCCGGCGCATCTGGTGGTGCTGGACACGCCTGCCGGTCGGGCGCTGCTGGCTGGCAGCGACGCCGTGGCTGACTTCGATGAGTTGCGCGCACACTTTGTTCCGCAATCCCGGCGCGCATACTGCGGCGTTGCCAGCGCGCTGACCACACTCAATGCCGGAGGCGCGCGGCTCGATGAAGCGGCGCTATTCTCCCATCCCAACGTGGATTCGCATCCGTTGAAGGTGAGCTTCACCGGGATGTCGCTGAGGCAACTGGGCACGCTAATGCGCGCGCACGGAGCGCGTGTCGATATCGTGCATGCCTCCGACGCGAACCTGGACGACTTCCGCCGGGTGGTTCGTCAGAACCTCGCGCGCGAAGGCGATTTCCTGATCCTCAACTATGAGCGCGAACTCCTCGGCCAACCGCCCATGGGCCACATCTCTCCCGTCGCTGCGTACCACGCAGACAGCGATCGGCTACTCGTGCTCGACGTCGCGGCGCATAGGTACCCTCCGACTTGGGTCCCCCTGGAGGGCATGTGGAATGCGATGAGGGCACCTCTCAACGCTGGCACCACGCGCACGCGCGGCTTCTTGGCTGTGCACGACAACGCACCGAACCACTCAGAGTGAAGGGGGCACTGCGGCCCCTAAGCATTCAATGGAGGAGGCGCGAACGGAAGCGTCTGGTCGAAAGCGGTCGTTGGTCATCCACCGGTCGACCGCATTCCCCACCGAATCCCGAAAAGTGCCCGTTTACGCCGAATGCGGTAGTGGAGCGGCAGGTGTTGTCGACACCGAATGCCGCGGAAGGTCAATCGTAAAAACGCAACCCGAACCTGGGACGTTTCGCACACTGAGAATGCCCCCGTTAGCCTCGATGCTCCGCCGGGAGATCGACAGGCCCAATCCCAGACCGCTTCGGTCTTCAGCCCCTTGAGTGAAAGCCTCAAACATCTTCTCCGCGTCGCCTGGTGGGAGACCTCCGCATTGGTCCTCGACGTCGATCAAGACGCGATCAGCCATCGCATATGCATTGAGGCTGACTTCGCTATGGGGGTGCGAAAACCTTGAAGGCGTTCTGGAGGAGATTTCCGGCCGCTGCCAGGATCAGGTCCCGATCCACATCGAGCGCCAACAACGGATCGACGTTGGAAACATTCAACTTGCAGCCTCTTACGTCTGCTTCAAGCGATGCAGATAGCTTCAGCTCGGCGAGGAAGTCGCCAACGGAGAAGAGCCGATTCTGCAATGGCATGCCCGCTGTCATTCGGACCTCTGCCAATGAACGATCGATTAGATTGCTCAAGCCAACCAGGGCCCGGTCGAGCACGACACCCGTTGCGCCACCTAAGCCAACACTGCCGCCCTTTATGACGGAAAGTGCCAGGGTGGCTGTACACAGCTGATTGCGCAGTTCGTGGGCAAAGAATCCAAGTCTCTCGTTGAGCGCGAGAGCCTGCTTATCGGCGACGATAAAGTCGCGCTGATAGCCGAATTCGGTAACGGCGTTCGCGATGGCATTGTCCAGGCAACGGTTGAGTGTCCTGAACTCATCAATGCTGATTGCCGCATCCTGTTCGAATGCCAGGTCGGTGATTGCCTGGCATAGGTCGCCGTAGTCGTGGACTACTTCTTCGATAGTGAACCCTTGTTGCATCAACTCCTTGCCGTGCTGTGCTGCCGATTCGCCAATCTCCGACAGCGCTGGCTTTCCACCGCCGGAGCGACCAGAAACTTTCCGACTCCGCATCGGATCCGAGGTCATCTCTAACGCGAGTGTCCTTATGACCTGATCGAGGAACACGGTGATCCCGTGTTCTAACTCTTTCCCGGCGGTACCGGCCGGCGCCCGTTCGGCTACCTTCACCCTGCAGCGAGCTATCAACTGGTCTCGATTCGCGGTGAGGAACTGGTGCATCATCCCGCCACTGTACTCTTGGGACTGATCGCGCGGCGTCGAGAGACCGCATCGGGCAGCAACCAGCGCGCCCTAACCCGCTGAGGCTTC from Lysobacter arenosi encodes:
- a CDS encoding autorepressor SdpR family transcription factor, giving the protein MSQVFKALSDPTRRQVLQLLRKGPLTAGELSDHFDVSKPTMSAHFAVLKEADLVHAEKSGKSVIYHLKLSVLEEALLGFVHSFGVGAEKPKARKEKAR
- a CDS encoding phytochelatin synthase family protein, with product MIAGLSVFTAAAIALGSGIVWNRYLREPQQHLEPMPAHLVVLDTPAGRALLAGSDAVADFDELRAHFVPQSRRAYCGVASALTTLNAGGARLDEAALFSHPNVDSHPLKVSFTGMSLRQLGTLMRAHGARVDIVHASDANLDDFRRVVRQNLAREGDFLILNYERELLGQPPMGHISPVAAYHADSDRLLVLDVAAHRYPPTWVPLEGMWNAMRAPLNAGTTRTRGFLAVHDNAPNHSE
- a CDS encoding sensor histidine kinase, which produces MADRVLIDVEDQCGGLPPGDAEKMFEAFTQGAEDRSGLGLGLSISRRSIEANGGILSVRNVPGSGCVFTIDLPRHSVSTTPAAPLPHSA
- a CDS encoding sensor histidine kinase — protein: MHQFLTANRDQLIARCRVKVAERAPAGTAGKELEHGITVFLDQVIRTLALEMTSDPMRSRKVSGRSGGGKPALSEIGESAAQHGKELMQQGFTIEEVVHDYGDLCQAITDLAFEQDAAISIDEFRTLNRCLDNAIANAVTEFGYQRDFIVADKQALALNERLGFFAHELRNQLCTATLALSVIKGGSVGLGGATGVVLDRALVGLSNLIDRSLAEVRMTAGMPLQNRLFSVGDFLAELKLSASLEADVRGCKLNVSNVDPLLALDVDRDLILAAAGNLLQNAFKVFAPP